The sequence below is a genomic window from Dyadobacter chenwenxiniae.
AATGGTGCGACCTTGGGAACAATGGAAATTATTTACAATCTCACATCCATTCCATTTGGTCATGATTTAATGCTGAAAATTATATTCCCGCGAAACGCAGAAGGTGCCCCATTGCCTGTTGTCGCATCTGTCGCAAATATTTGGCGGACAGCGGATTGGCATGAAAGAGAGGCTTATGATCTGATGGGCATACATTTTAAGGGTCATCCGGATTTGCGCAGGATTTTGCTGCCGGAGGATTGGGAAGGCCATCCGTTGAGAAAAGATTTCAGCGTCCAGGATCGTTATCACGGCATTTATGTGCGTTATGAAGACGGTGTTTCTGAGCAACTGCCTGCTAATGAGGACAGGGCTTAAAGTTTAATTATGATAAATTTCGAATGTATGGGCACGCGCTTCATCTGTCTGGCGATCATCTTTTCAGGCTTTTTTACATATTCTTTTGCTTCAACTGATTCCCTGATCGTTAAGGGACGCATATTAAACCTGAATGGCAGGCTTTACAGGCAAGCACCTGCCATTACATTCTCCCGGAACAACCTGTTACAGCCGCAGTCTGAGCTTAGCAAACAGACACCTTTGGAGGCTGATGGCAGTTTCCTGGTTTCACTTCCTATCCTTTTCCCACAAGAAGAATTTTATCTTGATTATGGCGGAAAGGCTTTTACAACATTCCTGGGCTCTCCTGGAACGGTTGAAATAATATTCGATGGGGATTCGCTAGCCAAAGCTTCGAAACTTTTCTATTTTTCAGGAGTGAATGCTGATGCAAACAATCAGTATGCCCAATATTTGGCGGTTGAAAATAAGCTGCTGACGGCCAACAGTTATCTTGGGGCTAATTTTTTCAAAAATTTTTGGGAAAACAGTGCCTCCGCTGCCCGTGAAATGGCACAGCAACGCGCAACACTGCGACTCTCGGCCGTCAAAGAAGCTGCAAATAATAACGTCCCTTCACCTGCACTAATGCAATGGGCAAAGTCCATTACAGATGAAGAGCAAATGCAGATTTTGTATGAACATGCATTAAGCAACCAAACGGACGTAAGCAAAGCGCTGCTGGACAGTCTCAAACGACTGTCTGAGCCGCCTCTCACAGGTCAGCGCGTTATCTGGGCAAACCGGTTTGGCAATTATGCCGATCTGAAAGTGGAGGAACGCAAGTATACCAACCCAAGCAAAACCAATTCGCTGCCCGTCCGGCTGATGGCGACATTGATCAAAAACAATGCTGGAAACCTGACCGATGAGGAGAAACAGCGTCTGGATAACATTACAGCAAATGGTCTGGCTGAAAAAGCAGAGCTGGATTTCCTGAATAAGCTTTTTGCAAAAAACGAAATGGTGCTCAATATCCTGTTCAATTACGAACGGGAAAGCCGCATCTATACGGATCTTTTCGACAGCACGGCAACTGAATTTCTCAAAGTGCGTTACCTGACTAAAAATCTATATAAGTATACTTACAAACAGCAACTCCTTCTCAATAAGCACATTCAGTCCAGAAGCGGATATCCCGCTTTTCGCGAGTCGCTGGATGAGATTGTACGGCTTGAAGTAAAAGACAGCGCTGACATTCGCAAGATTGTTGAGTTTAAAGATCTAAAAACAGATCCTACCGAGGCACTGCCCGGCTATTTTCTGGCAGCATCCAATGACCGGGGCACAAGCTGGTTCAATCGTGTTTTGGACAAATACAAAGGCAAAACGGTTTATCTTATAAAATGGAATCTGGATGATGCCAGAAGCCGCGAAGAGCTTGAATATATTCCGGCGCTTCAGGCCAGTGTCCCTGAGGATGTTGTGTTTCTGTTTGTTCATTTATCGGGTGATGAAGCTGTCCCTTCCGAAACATTATTGAAGCAATACATTGTGCGTCACAAGCTTAAAGGAACACATTTGTTCATGGACGCGAATCAAATGATGGACCTGCTCTTTCGCCTGAACCCGCTGGATGCAGCGACTTTTTCAATCATCAGGCCCAACGGCAAATTTGCAACTAAAAATGCATCGGCGCCCAGCACAACCGAAAAGACAATAAAAGCTATTCTGGACGCTGGTAATTAATACTCATTCTGCATTTAAACTTTAAAAATTAGGCTTACAGCATCTTGTTATATCTATCATACGTACGTTATCGTTAAGTCTGTTGATTTGGAATAAAAGTGCACATGCTTAGATATATCCTGCTGTTTTTGCTGCTATCCACTTATGCTTCGGCCCAGAATCCCGACAGCCTGGAAGTGTACAGCAGAGATAGCTTACGCTACACAAACCTGAAAGCAAGGATGTCGAAAACCAAGTTTTCGCGTGCGGTATACAGGCTGTTGTTCAGAGATGTTTACAACCAGGGCAAGGTGACGGAGGTGAAGGAGATCGAAACCAATCCGTTCACGCCCTATGAAGGCATGGTGATCCGGAAAATCCATATCCGGCAGCTGGATATCCTGGGCGAGTCTGTTTATGATACGACACGTGAAGGAAAGCGGCTCGAAAAATTTCTAAGTAAAAATCTGCACACGAATACGCGGGAAAGCATCATACGAAAATCATTTCTGCTGTTTTCCGAAGGTGATGACATCCAGGCCAAAGTGCTAAGAGACAATGAGCGTCTGCTGCGGGCCAACAGGACAATCACCGATGCGCGTATCATTGTCGTTCCGCGAAAAGATGTGACCTGGATGGCCGACGTGATTGTGCTCGTTCAGGATTCCTGGTCATTGAATTTCAGGGGCGGATTCAATTCATTCAACAAATTCAATCTCGGTGTTGAAAATGTAAACGTACGCGGAACAACGCATTCGCAGCTTACACGCGTCCGCTGGGATAGCAAGGATATTTATGGCAAAAAATTCCAGTTCCGGACTATTTATACAGTTCCGTACATTGGCAAAACATTCATTACAGGACAGGGAAGCTTCATTTACGAGCGGGATCTCGAAGAACAGTCTATCCGTTTCTTCCGCAGCTTTTTAACCAACGAAACGAAATACGCCGGTTCCGTGGAGGCCGGTAAGCGCATGGTAAGGCAAATAAAGCGGAATCCCAGCGACACCGAGGAGCCGATCATTTTCCCTACCAGATTTAATTACTACGATATCTGGCTTGGCCGGTCATTCAAATTTCCGTTTCCCGCAAGCCGTCTGGCGGAAAATTCTCGCATCGTTATTGCGGCCCGCCATAACAAATTTAACTTTCTTGAACGCCCGGAGGTTTCACCCTATATCAATAAAGTGTATTGGAATAAAAGCGCAACGCTGCTTAGTCTAGGGTATTCCAACCGTAATTACAAACGGGACGTCTTGATCTATGGTTTCGGACGGACGGAGGACGTTCCTGTCGGTCACCTGTTTGCATTGACCGCCGGCCGGGAAGATACTGAATTTGGCGCGAGAGGTTATGCAGGTCTGCAATATGCAACCGGAAAATATCTGCCGCATAATCTTGGGTATATGTATGGTCTTCTTAACATTGGCTCATACATTAAAGAAGCCAAGACGCAGCAAGGCGTCATCAGTGCGCAGCTCAACTACATCAGCAACCTGATCCCTTTCCGATACAGCTTTTTCCGCCAGTTTTTCACAGGGCGTTATACGCGGGGGGTGAACAGGGACCCGCTGGATTATCTGAATATCAGCGGCGACCAGGGAATCCGGGGCATTAACAGCGAGCAGCTGATCGGCACAACCCGGCTTACGCTGGGGACGGAAACAGTCTTTTTTTCGGATAAAAGTTTGTTGGGCTTTCGTATCGCCTATTTTGTTTTTGCAGATATCGGCCTGGTGAATGGCGCGGAATCGATCTGGAAAAGTCCGTTGTACCAGGGTTATGGGCTTGGTTTGCGGCTAAGAAACGAAAACCTGACATTTAATACATTGCAACTACGCGTTGGATATTATCCGAATATTCCGGGAAACACATCGGTATTCAGGTTTGGAGTAGATGGCAATGTCCCGTTGAGATTGAGGGATTTCGACATTTCCGCACCTGCCATAGCACCGCTTCAATAATTGCATTTAACTGATAATAAGTCTCTTAAAATCTCAGCTTCAAAAAATAACAGTAATTTCCGCTATCCTTTCTTTTTTTTCAGATATGTGAATTAACTTTGTGGAATTTTTGGACGTACCCCTGCTGAGATTAACAGGCAATTCTGCCAAAAGTTGTTAAAAAGTTTTCCTCATTTCTACAAATTACCTATTACTGTGCCCAAAAATACGAATATCAATTCCGTTCTAATTATCGGTTCAGGTCCAATTATCATCGGTCAGGCATGCGAATTTGACTATGCCGGTTCTCAGGCTGCCCGTTCGCTGCGCGAAGAAGGGATAGAAGTTGTGTTGATCAACTCCAACCCCGCCACGATCATGACTGACCCGATCAGTGCAGATCATGTTTACCTGCTTCCATTGGAAAAGAAATATATCGTTGAAATCCTGGAAAAACACAAAGCGATGGGCAAGCCTATCGATGCAGTGCTTCCTACAATGGGCGGACAAACCGCGTTAAACCTTGCCATTGATTGCGATAAAGCCGGGATTTGGAAAAAGTATAATGTGGATCTCATCGGAGTCGACATTAAGGCCATTGAAACGACGGAGGATCGGGAGAAGTTCAGGTTGAAAATGCTTGAACTCGATGTGAATGTCTGCAAAGGCCGCACGGCAAGATCGTTTTTGGAAGGAAAAGAAATTGCGCAGGAAATCGGTTTTCCGCTTGTGATCCGCCCTTCCTATACATTAGGAGGAACAGGAGGCGGTTTTGTTGAAAGAGAAGAGGATTTCGACAAAGCATTGAACAATGGATTGCATGCCTCGCCGGTCCACGAAGTTTTGGTTGAACAAAGCGCAATGGGCTGGAAAGAATACGAATTAGAGCTCTTGCGAGATAATAAAGGCAATTTCATCATCATCTGCTCCATTGAGAACTTTGACCCGATGGGCGTGCATACAGGTGACAGCATTACAGTTGCGCCGGCGATGACGCTTCCGGATACGCTTTACCAGCAAATGCGCGACCTGGCAATCAAGATGATGGACGGGATCGGAAAGTTTGCGGGTGGCTGTAATGTTCAGTTTTCAGTAAACCCTGCCAATGATCAGATCATTGCCATTGAAATTAATCCGCGTGTTTCACGCTCTTCTGCGCTGGCATCCAAAGCAACCGGTTATCCAATTGCGAAAATCGCTGCAAAAATGGCCATTGGCTATAACCTGGACGAGCTGATTAACCCAATCACTGGAAGCACTTCGGCTTTCTTCGAGCCTTCGATCGACTATGTGATCGTAAAAGTGCCGCGTTGGAACTTTGATAAATTCAAAGGTGCTGACCGTTCTTTGGGACTTCAAATGAAATCGGTTGGAGAAGCGATGGGCATTGGCCGGAATTTCCAGGAAGCGCTGCAAAAAGCATGTCAGTCACTGGAAATCAGAAGAAACGGTTTGGGAGCGGATGGTCGCGAGCTTCGTGATCAGGAAGCCATCAAACACAGCCTGAAACATCCGAGCTGGGATCGCCTTTTCCACATATATGATGCTTTCAAAATTGGTTTATCATTCAAAACCATTCAAAGCCTCACCCAAATTGATTCCTGGTTCCTGCGTCAGATCGAAGAATTAATCGAGCTGGAACACGAGATAGAAAAATTTGACCTTAGCGATCTACCGAAGGAACTTCTGCTCACTGCAAAACAAAAAGGCTACGCAGATCGCCAGATCGCCCATTTGATCGGCACAAAAGAAAGCAAAGTCTACGACAAGCGTAAGGAGCTAGGTATTAAGCGCGTATACAAGTGCGTTGACACCTGCGCAGCTGAATTTGAAGCAAAAACACCTTACTATTACTCCACATTCAACACTTCCCAGGAATATCCCGACAACGAATCCATTGTCAGCGACCGCAAAAAAGTGGTTGTGCTGGGTTCTGGTCCAAACCGGATCGGACAGGGAATTGAGTTTGACTACTCATGCGTTCACGGGGTTTTGGCTGCGAAGGAAGAAGGTTACGAGACCATTATGATCAACTGTAACCCGGAAACAGTTTCAACCGATCCGGACATTGCGGATAAACTGTATTTTGAGCCTGTTTTCTGGGAGCATGTCTTCGACATCATCGAACATGAAAAACCCGAAGGCGTAATTGTTCAGCTTGGCGGACAAACTGCCCTTAAAATGGCAGAAAAGCTTGAAAAATACGGCATTAAGATCATTGGCACCAGTTACCATTCACTCGACTGGGCCGAAGATCGCGGGCGCTTCTCTTCCCTTTTGGAAGACCTTGAAATACCATTCCCTAAATTCGGAACGGTAAGGACCTCGGATGCTGCAGTTGAATTGTCCCGCACGCTCGGTTTCCCGCTTCTGGTTCGCCCAAGTTACGTTTTGGGTGGACAGAGCATGAAAATTGTGATCAATGAAAAAGAAATGGAGCAGCATGTGGTTAAAATCCTGCATGATATTCCGGATAACAATATTTTGCTTGACCATTTCCTTGAAGGGGCTTTGGAAGCGGAAGCAGACGCCATCTGCGACGGTGAAGACGCTTACATTATCGGGGTTATGGAGCATATCGAACCCGCCGGGATTCACTCCGGTGATTCGCACGCCGCACTTCCGCCATTCGATCTGACAGCGGACGAAATACGCCAGATTGAAGAGCATACGCGGAAAATTGCGTTGGCAATGAATGTGATCGGATTGATCAATGTGCAGTTCGCTATTAAGAATGGCATTGTTTACGTGATCGAGGCAAATCCAAGAGCTTCCCGCACCGTTCCGTTTATTTGCAAGGCTTATCAAGAACCTTATGTAAATTATGCAACGAAGTTGATGCTGGGCACTAAGAAATTGAAAGACTTCACATTTAATCCTGTGAAAAAAGGCTGGGCGATTAAAATCCCGGTATTCTCTTTCAACAAATTCCCGAATGTAAATAAGGAACTTGGGCCGGAAATGAAGTCAACCGGGGAAGCTATTTATTTCATCGATGACTTGCAGGATGATTTCTTCCAAAAAATTTACGGCGAGCGGAATCTATATCTGAGCCGCTAGTTTACATTCTTTGTATATAAAAGCGAAAGCCGACACAAATGTGCCGGCTTTCGCTTTTATATATTTAAACAGAAAATTTTACTTCACTTCTTCATAATCCACATACTCACCGCCTCGGAAACGGGACGACTGATTAACATCCGGCGGCGTATTATCCACTTTCACACCCGCATTGGGACGTTGGCGTTGCTGCTGGGCCTTGTATTGCCTTTCCTGTTCTTTAATGAGCTGGCGGCCTACAAGCAAGTGGAAAATAAATCTTCTAAAAAACGGAACAAATGCGATCAGAAGCAGGAATATGAGGATTATATTAAATACGAGTTTCATTTTTCAAATGTTTATTACATTAATGTATAACGTAAAGCTGGCATAAATAGCACACGAATATAATGAAAACCTAACGAATGATCCAATCCGGCTTAGGAAAGGCGATATCAAATTATGGATGGCTGGCAGTCAGTAGTCCCGGGATCTTGCTGGGCCGTCAGGCTTCCTGTTTCACGGCTTCTTCGTTCTTCTCATTCTTATTGGATATTTGCTCTATCGTTTTTGGCCTCAGGATCAAGCGCAATGACTGGTCATACGTAGCGTAGTTCCAAACCCAGTTGATCAAAATAAGCAAACGGTTCTTCACGCCCACTATGGAAATCAAATGGACGAACATCCACGTCAGCCAGGCCATGAAACCTTGGAATTTGATAAAAGGCAAGTCTACAACTGCCCTGTTCCGGCCTACTGTGGCCATGGAACCCAGATCTTTATACTTAAATGGCACCGCTTTCTTGCCATCCATGACACGCCATACATTCCGGGCGAGCGCCTTACCCTGCTGAATTGCCGGCTGAGCCAGTTGCGGATGGCCATTTTCCCATTCACCCTCCTGCATCGCTGCCACATCGCCCAGCGCAAAAATTTCTTCAAAACCCTGGACGCGATTGTACTGATCCACTTTAATGCGCCCGCCACGAACAATCAACTCAGGATTCAAACCATTCAAAGGATTTGCCTTAATCCCCGCGGCCCAAACCAAGTTATCAGCCCGAATCCGCATTCCTTGCTTCGTAGTCACATATTTCCCATCAAAACCAGTTACAACTTGCTCTGTATGAATGTGCACGCCCATTTTTTCAAGGTATTCCCTCGATCTTTGAGACGATTCGTCTGACATCGCACCCAAAAGTTCCTTTGAACCTTCGAGTAAATGGATCTCCATGGTTTTGAAATCCATTTCAGGGTAATCCTTTGGTAAAATAAAATGCTTCATCTCCGCCAGCGTTCCCGACAATTCGACCCCGGTAGGACCGCCGCCGACCACCACCACACTCATTAACCCGGCGCGCTCCTCTTCCGAATCCACAGAAAGGGCATCCTCGAAATTTTGTAATATTCTGTTTCTCAAAGCCAATGCCTCGGAAACCGTTTTCATCGGGATTGCCCTTTCTTCAATTTCCTTCATTCCAAAATAATTGGTAACGGCACCCGTCGCGATTACCAGATAGTCGTAAGTAATTTCGCCCAAATCCGTGGTGATGGATTTGCGGTCGGGATTCACATTGTGCACCTCGGTGATGCGTATATGTACGTTCTTTTTGGATTGAAAGATTTTCCGGAGCGGAAAAGAAATGGAGCTTGGTTCAAGGCCGGCCATTGCCACCTGATAGAACAACGGCTGAAACTGGTGGTAATTATTGCGGTCAATCAGCACGACTTGCAAGTCCTCACGCTTGGCAATTTCCCTTGCCAATGCAAGTCCGCCAAAGCCCGCGCCTACGATCACTACCCGCTTGTGTTGTGTATATGGAATGTTTGGTAACATGGTCTGGTCATTTTAAATAGATGACCAGACCTTAAAAATACCATACCTATATCGCTATCGCCTTGCTATTTTCCACAACCTTCTCATAATAAGACTCATAATGAGGAAGGATTTTAGTAATATCAAATTCTTTTGCTCGCGCCAGGGCATTTGCCTTGAATGTTGGCAGATTAGCGTCATCCAGGATGTAAGCCGCATTTTTCACCATGTCATCCACATCACCAACATCACTTAAAAATCCGGTAATGCCATGAAGATTTAATTCAGGAAGACCACCGGCATTTGAGGTGATTATCGGGACTTCGCAAGCTAATGCTTCCAATGCGGCAAGCCCAAAGCTTTCTGATTCAGAAGGCATAAGGAACAAGTCCGCTACGGAAAGCACTTCTTCGATCGCATCCAGTTTACCCAGAAATCTAACATCAGAAAGCATATCAAGGTCTTTGCACATCCGTTCAATGCGCTGCCTGTCCGGGCCATCCCCCACCAATAAAAGCTTACTAGGCAACAACTTGCGCAATTTTTCGAAAATCAGGATTACGTCGTCAATGCGCTTTACTTTTCTGAAATTGGATGTGTGGACGATCAGTTTCTCGTCATTCGGGCAGATCGCTAATTTGAAATGCTCCTTTTTCTGGCGGTTAAAACGGTCCAGATCAATGAAATTCGGGATCACCTCAATGTCTTTGGTGATCGCAAAATGGGCATAAGTGTCCCTTTTCAAAGATTCAGAAACGGCAGTAATCCCATCCGACTGGTTAATGCTGAATGTTACAACTGGTTCGTACGACTCATCTTTTCCAACCAGCGTAATGTCCGTCCCGTGCAATGTTGTGATGACGGGAATGTGAATGCCCTGCTGTGCCAGGATTTGCTTGGCCAGATACGCGGACGACGCATGCGGGATCGCGTAATGCACGTGCAGCAAGTCCAGGTTAGCACTTGCGGCTACGTGAACCATTTCACTGGACAATGCGGATTCGTAAGGCGGATATTGGAACAGCGGGTAAGCCGGGATATTTACTTCGTGGTAGTAAAGGTTCTCATTGAAGAAGTCGAGTCTTTGGGGCTGTGAATATGTAATAAAATGAACCTGATGGCCTACTTTCGCAAGTGCCTTACCAAGTTCAGTAGCTACCACACCGCTTCCTCCGAAGGTAGGATAGCATACAATGCCAATTTTCATAATTCTATCTAAAAAGTTGAAAGTCACTTTGGCGAGCTGTTATGACAACAGATCTTTTAGGCTAACAACAAATGATCCATTTTTTATCCCTAAAATGGATAAAGATGTTGAGATTTGTCGTTAATGGGATAAAATGAATAATTTTATTGTCTAAACCTTCTGTTTCCTGAGTTAGCCTGCATGAATGTGTCTGCAAGACCAAAAATTACTTTATGGGATTACGTTACCGGAAGCGCCCGGCTGGTCCGTATGACCAACCTGGTGATTGTGGTGATGACTCAATATTTGACGCGTATTTTACTGATTGGTCCCCGGCACGAATGGCGAAGCATTATCGCGGATGCAGATATGTTCGTTTTATCGCTTTCAACGGTTTGCATTGCAGCAGCAGGTTACATTATTAATGATTATTTTGATATAAAAATCGACATTGTAAATAAGCCGGAGCGCGTGGTGGTCGGGCGGTATCTGAAACGCCGCTGGGCTATGGGTGCGCACCAGGTGCTGAATGTGATGGGTGCGGTTTTCGGATTGGTTGTGAGTCCTTATATTTTTGTGATCAATGTATTTTCGATCACATTGCTGTGGTTTTATTCAGAGCGTTACAAAAGGCTGCCTTTCATTGGCAACTTTATCGTCTCGCTGCTGACGGGTCTTTCCCTGCTGATCCTGACCGTTCATTTCCCTGTTAACCGTCATTTGGTGTTCATCTACGCGGTTTTTTCCTTCTTTATTTCGCTTGTCCGGGAAATTGTCAAGGATATGGAGGACATCAAAGGCGACGAAGCTCACGGCTGCCGGACCCTGCCTATTATCTGGGGCATTCGCAGAACGAAGAACTTCCTGTATGTGATCCTGTTAATGTTCGTAGCCACCCTGTTTGTGATGGCACGCGCGCTGGATAATAATGTATTGATTATCTTATTCTTCCTTCTTCTGATCCCCATCGCCTGGCTGTGTGCAAGCCTGGCGCGGGCCGATACACGACGTGATTTCAAACAAATCAGCAGCCTCTGCAAGATTATTATGCTGCTCGGCCTGGTTACGATGATCTGGGCATAAAGTTCTACCGTATAATCAATATATCAGGCAACCAACGGTATTCTGATCAGGGAAAGTATCTTTGGTTAACAAAACAAACCTGTGTTCTCACATTACTCATCATGAAAAAAACGCTATTATGGAGCATTCTGATGCTCTTTTTTATTCACACACTGTCCTTTGCACAAGAATGCGGCGGCATAGCGATCAAGCAGGACAGCGGTTTTGAGATGACGAACTTCGACGCCAAGGGAAAAGAATCCGGGAAGATCATTTACAAAATTGTGAACGTCTCGCAAGAAGGCTCAGCAACGGTCTTCAGTGTAGATATGGAAGCGCTGAATGCGAAGGGAAAGTCGGAGCTAAAAAATACTTATCAGATGAAGTGTGATGGCAATGTGACGACTGTTGATGCCAAATCGCTGATCAGCCAGGAGCAGCTCAGAACTTTCAAGGATATGGAAATGAAATTTACTTACGACAACATTGAATATCCGACCAAATACGTCGTTGGTGATAAATTGAAGGATGCTTCTGTCAAAGGGACCGGGCAGTCGGGCCCGATGGGCATCACATTCGATATGCTAATTAAAAACAGAAATGTGGTTGGGCAGGAAAAAATCACCGTTCCAAGCGGAACATTTGATGCCTACAAGATCAAATCTGACATGGCATTTGAAATGAAAATGGGCTTTCCGGTGAAGATGGAAATGGAAAGTATTTCGTACCGCGCGCCTGGCGTTTTATGGGACCTGAAAACTGAAACTTACCGGAAGGGAAAGCTCATCGGATACAGCGAACTCACCAAGATCTACTGATTTACAGTTACCTGGATTAAAATATGCTTAAAACGGCTTTCGGCGTTTACCGTAAGCCGTTCTTTTTATTTAGATTTGTCAAACAAATTTGACACGCATTATTAGAACAAATTAACTCTTTACATTACAATATGAAACGATTGGCCATTTTCGCTTCCGGCTCAGGATCAAATGCTGAAAAAATCTATGACTATTTTGCTGCCCGGGAAGACGTGGAAGTGTCACTTATTTTTACCAATAATCCGCAAGCCGGCGTTATAAAGCGAGCTTGCAACATGCAGATCCCGGTTGTGTTTTTTGATAAAAAGACATTATATCAGACGCGTAAAGTGCTCCAAATCCTGCAAAATGAA
It includes:
- a CDS encoding NAD(P)/FAD-dependent oxidoreductase, producing MLPNIPYTQHKRVVIVGAGFGGLALAREIAKREDLQVVLIDRNNYHQFQPLFYQVAMAGLEPSSISFPLRKIFQSKKNVHIRITEVHNVNPDRKSITTDLGEITYDYLVIATGAVTNYFGMKEIEERAIPMKTVSEALALRNRILQNFEDALSVDSEEERAGLMSVVVVGGGPTGVELSGTLAEMKHFILPKDYPEMDFKTMEIHLLEGSKELLGAMSDESSQRSREYLEKMGVHIHTEQVVTGFDGKYVTTKQGMRIRADNLVWAAGIKANPLNGLNPELIVRGGRIKVDQYNRVQGFEEIFALGDVAAMQEGEWENGHPQLAQPAIQQGKALARNVWRVMDGKKAVPFKYKDLGSMATVGRNRAVVDLPFIKFQGFMAWLTWMFVHLISIVGVKNRLLILINWVWNYATYDQSLRLILRPKTIEQISNKNEKNEEAVKQEA
- a CDS encoding NADH-quinone oxidoreductase subunit C translates to MTFQEISELVSRHFPDKMMETDIKGPQPVLIVPADGIAEICEFLYRDNRLFFDYLACLTALDNGATLGTMEIIYNLTSIPFGHDLMLKIIFPRNAEGAPLPVVASVANIWRTADWHEREAYDLMGIHFKGHPDLRRILLPEDWEGHPLRKDFSVQDRYHGIYVRYEDGVSEQLPANEDRA
- the carB gene encoding carbamoyl-phosphate synthase large subunit gives rise to the protein MPKNTNINSVLIIGSGPIIIGQACEFDYAGSQAARSLREEGIEVVLINSNPATIMTDPISADHVYLLPLEKKYIVEILEKHKAMGKPIDAVLPTMGGQTALNLAIDCDKAGIWKKYNVDLIGVDIKAIETTEDREKFRLKMLELDVNVCKGRTARSFLEGKEIAQEIGFPLVIRPSYTLGGTGGGFVEREEDFDKALNNGLHASPVHEVLVEQSAMGWKEYELELLRDNKGNFIIICSIENFDPMGVHTGDSITVAPAMTLPDTLYQQMRDLAIKMMDGIGKFAGGCNVQFSVNPANDQIIAIEINPRVSRSSALASKATGYPIAKIAAKMAIGYNLDELINPITGSTSAFFEPSIDYVIVKVPRWNFDKFKGADRSLGLQMKSVGEAMGIGRNFQEALQKACQSLEIRRNGLGADGRELRDQEAIKHSLKHPSWDRLFHIYDAFKIGLSFKTIQSLTQIDSWFLRQIEELIELEHEIEKFDLSDLPKELLLTAKQKGYADRQIAHLIGTKESKVYDKRKELGIKRVYKCVDTCAAEFEAKTPYYYSTFNTSQEYPDNESIVSDRKKVVVLGSGPNRIGQGIEFDYSCVHGVLAAKEEGYETIMINCNPETVSTDPDIADKLYFEPVFWEHVFDIIEHEKPEGVIVQLGGQTALKMAEKLEKYGIKIIGTSYHSLDWAEDRGRFSSLLEDLEIPFPKFGTVRTSDAAVELSRTLGFPLLVRPSYVLGGQSMKIVINEKEMEQHVVKILHDIPDNNILLDHFLEGALEAEADAICDGEDAYIIGVMEHIEPAGIHSGDSHAALPPFDLTADEIRQIEEHTRKIALAMNVIGLINVQFAIKNGIVYVIEANPRASRTVPFICKAYQEPYVNYATKLMLGTKKLKDFTFNPVKKGWAIKIPVFSFNKFPNVNKELGPEMKSTGEAIYFIDDLQDDFFQKIYGERNLYLSR
- a CDS encoding TapB family protein, with product MKKTLLWSILMLFFIHTLSFAQECGGIAIKQDSGFEMTNFDAKGKESGKIIYKIVNVSQEGSATVFSVDMEALNAKGKSELKNTYQMKCDGNVTTVDAKSLISQEQLRTFKDMEMKFTYDNIEYPTKYVVGDKLKDASVKGTGQSGPMGITFDMLIKNRNVVGQEKITVPSGTFDAYKIKSDMAFEMKMGFPVKMEMESISYRAPGVLWDLKTETYRKGKLIGYSELTKIY
- a CDS encoding DUF4834 family protein, whose amino-acid sequence is MKLVFNIILIFLLLIAFVPFFRRFIFHLLVGRQLIKEQERQYKAQQQRQRPNAGVKVDNTPPDVNQSSRFRGGEYVDYEEVK
- a CDS encoding geranylgeranylglycerol-phosphate geranylgeranyltransferase gives rise to the protein MNVSARPKITLWDYVTGSARLVRMTNLVIVVMTQYLTRILLIGPRHEWRSIIADADMFVLSLSTVCIAAAGYIINDYFDIKIDIVNKPERVVVGRYLKRRWAMGAHQVLNVMGAVFGLVVSPYIFVINVFSITLLWFYSERYKRLPFIGNFIVSLLTGLSLLILTVHFPVNRHLVFIYAVFSFFISLVREIVKDMEDIKGDEAHGCRTLPIIWGIRRTKNFLYVILLMFVATLFVMARALDNNVLIILFFLLLIPIAWLCASLARADTRRDFKQISSLCKIIMLLGLVTMIWA
- the bshA gene encoding N-acetyl-alpha-D-glucosaminyl L-malate synthase BshA, with amino-acid sequence MKIGIVCYPTFGGSGVVATELGKALAKVGHQVHFITYSQPQRLDFFNENLYYHEVNIPAYPLFQYPPYESALSSEMVHVAASANLDLLHVHYAIPHASSAYLAKQILAQQGIHIPVITTLHGTDITLVGKDESYEPVVTFSINQSDGITAVSESLKRDTYAHFAITKDIEVIPNFIDLDRFNRQKKEHFKLAICPNDEKLIVHTSNFRKVKRIDDVILIFEKLRKLLPSKLLLVGDGPDRQRIERMCKDLDMLSDVRFLGKLDAIEEVLSVADLFLMPSESESFGLAALEALACEVPIITSNAGGLPELNLHGITGFLSDVGDVDDMVKNAAYILDDANLPTFKANALARAKEFDITKILPHYESYYEKVVENSKAIAI